The sequence below is a genomic window from Desulfomicrobium macestii.
GATTTTTGTCGAGATGAGGAGCGAGACCGGCGAAGAATTCGTCGGAGCGCAGATTACCGTAGAGCGGTGTTAATCATGAATAAATCAACGGGCTGTTAGTGCCATACTGATCTGCTCCGTGATTGCCATGATAGCTTACAACGATAAACTGGATATCTGTCTGGCAATTATTTGCCTTGCTTTTTACAAATATTTTGAATCAAAATCCGATCTTGTTCATGGTTTTCTGCAAAGACAAGAGCGGATGGATCTGATTGCTCTCTCCATTATGATCCGTGGTGTCGGTAATGTCTTGGTCATGACAACAGCATACTTTTTCACTCAAGAATTAACATTGGCTCTTGCAATTTCTGTCGTCAAAAGTTGGGCAGTTTATTATTATATCGATAACAGAAATTATCTTCGCCTATATAAAGATCAGAATTTTGTTCATAAAACAGTGTTAGATTTATTTCAGATCGCGTGGCCACTAGGTATTGTCGTGTTTGCCAACACCTTGAACCTAAATATCCCACGTTATTTTATTGCGCACTATTACGGTGAATCTTTTGTCGGCATATTTGCCTCGATTAGTTACTTTCTTGTTGCTGGTGCGACTCTTGTCAACGCAATAGGTCAATCGGCTATACCGCGATTAGCTAATTTAGGTATCGCAAACATGCTGGCTTTCAAGGCGTTATCTCAAAAAATTTTCGCTGTTATTGTTTTAATAGGTTTGATTGGCGTTTTGATTGCTCATTATTTTGGCGATTGGATTCTGCATTTAGTTTATAATGACGTTATTTCCAATTATCATTTGTTGTTTATGCAAATAATGTGGTCCGGGGTCGCTGTTTACTCTTCAGTTGCAATTGGGTGTAGTCTTACAGCTTTAAGAGATTTTAGGTTACAAGGGTATTTTTCAATTATTAATATTGTAATTATGCTGGTCACTTCTTTTTTTCTAGTTAGTTATTACGGTTTGTCTGGGGCGGCTGTAGCAATTGGAGTAACACACTTGATCAAATTATTCATAGCGTGGCTCCGTATGCGATATGTTTATAAATATTGGAAATTGGATTATGTATGAACATACTAAATGCTGCGCTCAATTGGTATAAGTGTAAAACTAATCCGGTAAAGTATGCTCGAAGTTTGGGTGTTAATATAGGACAAGAATGTCGATTAATTAATATAAAACCAGGTTTTGGAACTTTTGGATCAGAGCCGTATTTAATAACAATTGGCAATCATGTAACTATAACTGCAAATGTTCAGTTTGTAACTCATGATGGAGGTGTATGGGTGCTACGGTTGAAGGATCCTGCATTAGACGTATTTGGTGAAATACTTATAGGTAGTAATGTATTTATCGGGTATGGCGCTATTATTATGCCGAATGTGCAAATTGGTAATAATGTTGTAGTTGGAGCTGGAACAATTGTTACAAAAAATGTTCCTGATAATGTTGTTGTAGCTGGAGTTCCTGCTAAAATAATTTGCACTTTAGATGAATATAAAAAGTCAGTTCTAAAAAACTGTTTCAGGATTAATCATTTGTCTGCTAATGAAAAGAAAAAATTTTTAATAGAAAAATTTAAAAAATTATGAAGTCTACTTTACGAATTTTACACGTTATATATGCTTTGTCAGGTGGTGGCGCAGAGAGGCAATTGCATCTCTTGATTAAGCATGCGCCGCCTGAAAGCACTCATGCCATATTGTGTGTCGACCAGCGTAACGCAGATATAAATGAATGGCCCGTTGAATTATTTGTACACCAACGGCGAGGCAAATTTGATTGGGGCTTCTTCCGTACGTGTCGTAATTGTATTTCACAGTTTAATCCGGACGTTATTCATGTTTGGTTGCCCCCAGTGATTTCGATACCCGCATTGGTTATGGCCGCCATACAAGGTAAGCCAGTGGTATTTTCGTACCGTAATTTAATGCGATTCCGCCGTGCTTTGGATGTCGTTGAATACTGTGCCGCATTGTTGTGTTCAACGAAAGTTATTTCCAATAACCTAATTTGCCAATCGTCTTGGGCTTATCGGTTGCTATATCATTTGAAGAATGGGTGTACGATTCCAAATGGTTTTGACTTTTCCGCTCTGGGTAATCAAATTGGACCATCTGTTAAAAGTGGCGATCTTTTTCGTTTAATATTCGTTGGTCGCTTGGTTGAACAAAAAAATATTCTTTATCTGATTCGCGCGTTGGCTTTATTGCCGCGTAAATACAATTGGCAACTTAACGTCTATGGTGAGGGTAGTCAAAAATCAGATGCGATAAAAATTGCATCTGAACACGGCATTATCCAAAACATTGTATTTCATGGGTTTGAACCTGACATTTTTTCAAAAATTGCGGAAAGTGATTTGCTCGTTATTCCCTCTGTTAGCGAAGGGATGCCTAACGTTTTAATCGAAGCCTTATCCATAAAAATACCCGTTGTGGCTTCGTCTATACCAGCTATTCTTGACGTAGTCGGCGATTCTGAATCCTCTATATTGATAGATCCAAGCGATCCAAGAAATATTGCTGATGGAATACGGATGTTTATGGATAATCACGGCGTGTATTTAAAAAACGCAGAAAAAGGGTTTTTAGTCGCAAAAAGGTATGATGCACGCACTATGTCGATTAAATATTACGATGAATATGAAAAACTGAATATCAATCATCTTTTAAACTGAAAATTTTTATTAACATTAAATCTTAAAAAATACTGAATTTTGCAAATTTGCTATGCTGTTATCATTGAACTTTTTACTCTTAGAACTGACTTGAGCATGAATTCTTTATACTCAAAATTCTGGTGGACACGATGCTAATTTCTATTGATGAGGTTGAGTCTATTTTATTTGGATATAAACATGAATTTATGTATTGATGCTTCTAATATTCGTTTAGGCGGTGGTGTTACGCATCTTGTTGAGTTGCTTAATGCTGCAGATCCTAATAAACACGGAATTAATAATGTTATTGTATGGGGCGGAAAAAACACCCTTGCAAAATTACCAGAACGATCTTGGCTTAATAAAATTAATCCAGACGTTTTGAATCGAGGATTACTGCATCGCATCTTATGGCAACGGTTTAGCCTGTCACGTCTTGCTCGTGATGCAAGTTGTGATGTCCTGTTTGTGCCGGGAGGGAGTTATGCGGGGAACTTTTGGCCCATTGTCACAATGAGTCAAAATTTACTGCCTTTTGAATGGGCAGAACTCCGTCGTTACGGTTGTTCTTTTAATACTCTGAAATATTTCTTATTACGCTATACCCAGTCTAGTAGTTTTCAGAATTCAGATGGAGTGATTTTTCTCACAGAATATGCGAAACATAGTGTTCAGGATGTAACCGGTTATCTTTCTTCTGAAACAGTTGTTATTCCTCATGGTCTTAATTTTCGATTTCAAATAAATCCTAAAGTTCAGCATCCGATTGCAAATTATTCAGATTCAAATCCTTTTTCTTTGCTTTATGTCTCAATTATTGATCAGTACAAACATCAGTGGCACGTTGTTGAGGCTGTTCATAAACTAAGACAATCTGGCTTGCCAATTATTCTCAATTTTGTGGGGCCTGCATATCCCCCTTCTTTGAATCGATTACAATCTGCAATTAATCAATATGATCCCGAGAAATGTTGGGTAAAGTATTATGGTTCTGTCCCCTATGAATTTTTACATGATATTTATGCTCAGGCAGATCTTGGTATATTTGCTTCTAGTTGCGAGAACATGCCAATTATACTTCTTGAAACTATGGCTGCTGGATTACCAGTCGCTTGTTCAAATCGTGGTCCAATGCCTGAAGTGCTTGGTAATGCAGGGCTTTATTTTGATCCTGAAAATCCAGCAACGTTATCAAAGACTATTTTAGATTTTATTAACTCTCCATTACTTCGAAATGAAAAAGCTTACTCTAGTTTTGCGCGCTCTCAACAGTATTCATGGTCTCGTTGTGCAGATCAGACATTTGCTTTTTTTTCAAGTATCGCAAATAAAAAACGTACAAAATTTTAGTTTTTACTTTATTATTTTTAAAAAATATATATTTAATCTGAGAGGCTTATATTTTGGATTATACGAAACAAAATTTCGCTTTTAAATTTAAAAAAACTGTTCGCTACATTCGACTCTATGGAATTAAGCGTACATTGGTCAAAATTAAAGGCCAATATCATATGAAGAAACTGTATTCAAATTTGCCAACAATTTTGATAAATAGTGATTCTGGTCATTTAGGAGTGATTGGCTGTGGAAATTATGCTTTTAGCAATATTGCTTACTATATTTATAAAAATTATGGTAGCGTCATTCGAGGAGCAATGGACGTTGATATAAATAAGGCAGCTTCGTTATATGAAAATTATGGTTTAAGTTATTATACTGAAAGTGCAGATAAAATAATCCACGATCCTGGTATCGATTTGATTTATGTCGCATCAAACCATGCATCACACGCTGAATACGCGATCCAAGCGCTCCAAGCAGGTAAGAGTGTACATATTGAAAAACCACACGTTGTTCGAGAAGATCAATTGCAACGACTGTGCGCAGCAATGGCAGAAAATAAGGGCCGGGTGAACCTTGGCTTCAACCGCCCACATAGCAGAATTGGCCTGGCTATAAAAAAATATCTTGATGCAGAAGCAGGGCCTACGATGTTCAATTGGTTTATCGCCGGTCACGAAATTTCACCTGAACATTGGTATTTTAAAGACGAGGAAGGCGGACGGGTTTTGGGGAACTTGTGTCACTGGACTGATTTTGTTCTGCAACTTATCGCACCAAAAGATCGATATCCGTTAACTATCACACCTACGCGTGGCAAGAAATCAGATTGCGACATCGCGGTTACATACATGTTTGGGGACGAGAGCATTGCGGCCATCACTTTTTCAGCGAAGGGCCATACTTTCGAGGGGGTTCGTGAACGTTTTGCCGCGCATCGAGGTAATGTTTTGATTTCGATGGATGACTTCAAAGATTTAACTGTCGAAGTCATTGAGAAGAAACACAAGCTTTCACCTTTTTTTCGCGATCATGGCCATGAGCGGAATATTATACGTAGTTACGAGATGGTTCGACCACGTTCCGGAGTAGCACCCGACAACTGTTCACTTGAGTATGTATGGGAGACTGGAAATTTATTCTTGAAAACAAGGGAATCCCTGGAGACTAATCAAAAAATTGTGATTCATTCTGGTTGGAATGGCTCGTAAATAATAACGTTGGTAGAGATTACTTGCTGATTCAATGTGCGTAACCAAACATAATATTCCAGCCACAATCGAGAATTTAAATTGAAACAAATCCTCCAAAATCTCAAAAACGGCGCTACCGAACTGATCGACAAACCCTGCCCCCTGCCTTCCCGTCATCAGCTCTTCATAAAAACCTCCGCCTCCCTTGTCTCCGCCGGAACCGAGCGCATGCTCATCGACTTCGGCAAGGGCAATTACTTGCAAAAGGCCAGGCAGCAGCCCGACAAGGTCAAGATGGTCATCGACAAGATCAAGACCGACGGCCTCATGCCGACCATTGATTCCGTCTTTGCCAAGCTCGATACACCCTTGCCCCTTGGCTATTGCAACGTGGGCCGCATCGCGGAGATCGGGTCTGCCCTTGATACGGGTTTCAAGGTAGGGGAGCGGGTGGTCAGCAATGGGAACCATGCGGAAGTGGTGTCTGTTTCACCCAACCTGTGCGCTCGCGTTCCTCATCCTGTGTCCGACGAGGCCGCAACCTTCACCGTTGTCGGGGCCATTGCCCTGCAGGGCATCCGTCTGGCCCAGCCGAACCTGGGCGAGTATTTCGTTGTCACGGGCCTGGGACTCATCGGGCTGCTGGCCGTTCAGATCCTGGTCGCCAACGGCTGTCAGGTGCTCGGCATCGACTTTGATTCCTCAAAGTGCGCTTTGGCCCAATCCTTCGGGGCGCAGACCGTTGATCTTTCCAAGGGCGAAGACCCTCTCAAGGCAGCCCAGGTTTTCAGCCACGATCGGGGCGTGGACGGCGTGCTCATCACCGCATCCACCAAGTCCTCGGAGCCGGTCATGCAGGCGGCGGCCATGTGCCGCAAGCGCGGCCGCATCGTGCTGGTAGGGGTGACGGGGCTGGAGCTGTCGCGGACCATATTCTACGAGAAGGAACTTTCCTTTCAGGTGTCCTGCTCCTATGGACCGGGCCGCTATGATCCCGAGTACGAGGACAAGGCCCAGGACTATCCTTTCGCCTATGTGCGCTGGACCGAGCAGCGCAACTTCGAGGCCGTGCTGGACCTCATGGCTTCCGGCAAGATTGATGTTTCGCCGCTCATCACGCACCGCTTTTCCATCGAGGAGGCGAAGAAAGCCTATGTGATGATCGCGGACAATACGGAACCGTTCATCGGCATTGTCCTGACCTATTCCCCGGACCAGGTGGACATGCGCCGCACCATCGCCCTGCCGGGCAAGGACGAGGCGGTGGCCGCGTCTGCGCCGGTCATCGGCATGATCGGGGCGGGTGGCTATGCGGGCGGGGTGCTGCTTCCGGCCATGAAGAAGGCCGGGGGCGCGCGCTTTGCGGCCATATCCTCCAGCACGGGCGTATCCGGAACGCATCTGGGGAAGAAGTTCGGCTTTGCCACGTCCACCACGGACACGGACACTCTTTTTGCAGATCCCGCCATCAACACCCTGGTCATCACCACGCGCCATAACTCCCACGCAGCCATGGTCAAAAAGGGCCTTGCGGCGGGCAAGCACGTCTTTGTGGAAAAGCCCCTGTGCCTGACCCTGGACGAACTGGCCGAGATCGAGACCCTTGCAGCAGATCATCCGAAGCAGTTGGTCATGGTCGGTTTCAACCGCCGCTTCTCGCCGCTGATCGTGGCTCTGCGCCAGGCCCTTGCTTCCATGAGCGAGCCCAAGGCCATGATCATGACCGTCAACGCCGGGGCCATCCCCATGGACCACTGGACCCAGGACCCCAAGGTGGGAGGCGGGCGCATGATCGGGGAGGGCTGCCACTTCATCGACCTGCTGCGTCATGTGGCCGGATCACCCATCGCCTCGTTCGAGGTCACGGCTATGGCCGGGGCATCCCGCGACAGCTTCAGCGTGAACCTCGGCTTTGCAGACGGCTCCATCGGCACGGTTCATTACTTGGCAAACGGCACCAAAGCCTATCCCAAGGAACGACTGGAAGTCTTTTGCGGCGGGCGCATCCTGCATCTGGACAATTTCAAGACCTTGAAAGGGTACGGCTTTCCCAAGAAGGGCTTCAAGAATGTGCGCCTGTGGCGGCAGGACAAGGGACAGCTCGGGCAGATGAAGGCTTTTTTCCAAGCCGTTGCCCAGGGCGCGGTAGCGCCCATCGGGCGTGATGAGATCTTTGAGGTCAGCAGGGTGACGCTGGAACTGGCGGAACGGCTTGCCAAAGAGGTTTGAAGTATATACTATGTAGATACTTTAAGCCGGGAGGATGGCATGGAAGCAAAAACCGTCAAATGGGGCAACAGTCTGGCGCTCAGAATACCAAACGCGATCGTCAAGGATTGCGGCCTTGCCGAGAACACGCTCGTCGATATCTCATTCAGAAAGGGCGAGATCGTCATCAGGCCCATGCGCAAGCAATATGCGCTGTCCGAGCTGCTGGCCGGAATAACCCCTGAGAATATTCATGGCGAGGTCGGCATGGGTGAACCCGTGGGTCAGGAGCTGTTGTGATGTACGTTCCCGATCGTGGTCATGCCGTATGGATGAATTTCAACCCCCAGGCCGGACATGAACAGGCTGGCCATCGCCCGGCGCTGGTGATCTCGCCCGCTTCGTATAACGGGCGGACGGGGCTGCTCCTGTGCTGCCCGATCACGAGCCAGATCAAGGGGTATCCTTTCGAGGTGAAGATCGAGGGCAATCCATCGATCTCGGGGGTTGTGCTGGCGGATCAGATCAAGAACCTGGATTGGCGGGTGCGGGGCGTGAAGTTTGTGACCGAGGTGGACGACTCCGTGCTCGAAGAGGTTTTGGCCAAGTTCGAAGCGCTGTTGCGCTTGGAATAAGCATGAGTCGCGCGCAAGGCTTCAGCCTGCCTGGTCAGATGCGCCTCCTGCGCACGGTATCCCACCTCAAGTTTCGGCAGATCTTTTTCCAGCTTCTGCGCCGCTTGGAGCCGAAGAGGCGGGTGTCCGTTCCCGTGGGCATTTCTCCCAGACCGGGCCTGTCCCTGACGCCGCCACTGCCGCGCGACTGTGGCGGCGAGCCCTGGGCCTTCACCTTCATAGGCGTACGCAAGAGCTTCGACCCCGCCCGTTTCGATTGGGCGAGCTTGGAACAGGACAAGCTCTGGCGCTACAACCTGCACTATTTCGATTACCTGCATGAACCGGAGCGCAGCAACGGGCCGGAGCTGATCGAGAGCTGGATTGCGTCCAACCCGCAGGGCAGGATGGATGCCTGGGAGCCGTTTCCGGTCTCGCTGCGGCTCGTCAACTGGATCAAGTTTTTCCTGTCGTCTGCCGCGCCGTCCCCGGTGCCTGCGTCGTGGCTGGACAGCCTGGCTCTGCAGGCCCGCTGGCTCTCCAAAAATATCGAATACCATCTGCTGGCCAATCACTATTTCAAGAACGCCAAGGCTCTTGTCTTTGCGGGGGGCTTTTTCGACGGCGTGGATGCGCGGCGCTGGCTGAACCTTGGTCTGCGCATTGTGTCCGAAGAGCTGGCCGAACAGGTTCTGGTCGACGGCGGGCATTTTGAGCGCAGCCCCATGTACCACTGCATGATCCTGGAGGACTGCCTTGACCTATTGAATCTGTGCCGGGGCAGCGGGTTGCCGGAGCTGACTGAGCTTGCGCGGGAACTGGAACGCGTGATCCCGGCCATGCTTTGCTTTGCCGGGGGCCTGACCCATCCTGATGGCGGCATTGCCCTGTTCAATGACGCGGCGCTCGGCATCGAGCCTGATTTCGCGCAGCTTCGGGATTATCATGAGCGGCTTGGAGGGGATCCAATAGCGCAGCCGATGGCGCGTGTTCTGCCCTTTCCCGCAAGCGGATATTTCCGGCTTGAACCGATGCCCGGTGACATGCTGGTCGTGGACTGCGGCCCAATCGGCCCGGACTATCAGCCGGGGCACGCGCACTGCGACATCTTGAGCTTTGAACTGTCCTTGAACGGGCGGCGGGTCATCGTGGATTCCGGGTGCAGCCAGTATGTGGACGGCGAAATCCGCCAGTACAACCGGGGTAGCTTGGGCCACAATACGCTGAGCATCGACGGCGTGAATCAGTCCGAAGTGTGGGGGGCGCACCGG
It includes:
- a CDS encoding oligosaccharide flippase family protein, coding for MIAMIAYNDKLDICLAIICLAFYKYFESKSDLVHGFLQRQERMDLIALSIMIRGVGNVLVMTTAYFFTQELTLALAISVVKSWAVYYYIDNRNYLRLYKDQNFVHKTVLDLFQIAWPLGIVVFANTLNLNIPRYFIAHYYGESFVGIFASISYFLVAGATLVNAIGQSAIPRLANLGIANMLAFKALSQKIFAVIVLIGLIGVLIAHYFGDWILHLVYNDVISNYHLLFMQIMWSGVAVYSSVAIGCSLTALRDFRLQGYFSIINIVIMLVTSFFLVSYYGLSGAAVAIGVTHLIKLFIAWLRMRYVYKYWKLDYV
- a CDS encoding acyltransferase → MNILNAALNWYKCKTNPVKYARSLGVNIGQECRLINIKPGFGTFGSEPYLITIGNHVTITANVQFVTHDGGVWVLRLKDPALDVFGEILIGSNVFIGYGAIIMPNVQIGNNVVVGAGTIVTKNVPDNVVVAGVPAKIICTLDEYKKSVLKNCFRINHLSANEKKKFLIEKFKKL
- a CDS encoding glycosyltransferase, which encodes MKSTLRILHVIYALSGGGAERQLHLLIKHAPPESTHAILCVDQRNADINEWPVELFVHQRRGKFDWGFFRTCRNCISQFNPDVIHVWLPPVISIPALVMAAIQGKPVVFSYRNLMRFRRALDVVEYCAALLCSTKVISNNLICQSSWAYRLLYHLKNGCTIPNGFDFSALGNQIGPSVKSGDLFRLIFVGRLVEQKNILYLIRALALLPRKYNWQLNVYGEGSQKSDAIKIASEHGIIQNIVFHGFEPDIFSKIAESDLLVIPSVSEGMPNVLIEALSIKIPVVASSIPAILDVVGDSESSILIDPSDPRNIADGIRMFMDNHGVYLKNAEKGFLVAKRYDARTMSIKYYDEYEKLNINHLLN
- a CDS encoding glycosyltransferase family 4 protein; amino-acid sequence: MNLCIDASNIRLGGGVTHLVELLNAADPNKHGINNVIVWGGKNTLAKLPERSWLNKINPDVLNRGLLHRILWQRFSLSRLARDASCDVLFVPGGSYAGNFWPIVTMSQNLLPFEWAELRRYGCSFNTLKYFLLRYTQSSSFQNSDGVIFLTEYAKHSVQDVTGYLSSETVVIPHGLNFRFQINPKVQHPIANYSDSNPFSLLYVSIIDQYKHQWHVVEAVHKLRQSGLPIILNFVGPAYPPSLNRLQSAINQYDPEKCWVKYYGSVPYEFLHDIYAQADLGIFASSCENMPIILLETMAAGLPVACSNRGPMPEVLGNAGLYFDPENPATLSKTILDFINSPLLRNEKAYSSFARSQQYSWSRCADQTFAFFSSIANKKRTKF
- a CDS encoding Gfo/Idh/MocA family protein, translating into MKKLYSNLPTILINSDSGHLGVIGCGNYAFSNIAYYIYKNYGSVIRGAMDVDINKAASLYENYGLSYYTESADKIIHDPGIDLIYVASNHASHAEYAIQALQAGKSVHIEKPHVVREDQLQRLCAAMAENKGRVNLGFNRPHSRIGLAIKKYLDAEAGPTMFNWFIAGHEISPEHWYFKDEEGGRVLGNLCHWTDFVLQLIAPKDRYPLTITPTRGKKSDCDIAVTYMFGDESIAAITFSAKGHTFEGVRERFAAHRGNVLISMDDFKDLTVEVIEKKHKLSPFFRDHGHERNIIRSYEMVRPRSGVAPDNCSLEYVWETGNLFLKTRESLETNQKIVIHSGWNGS
- a CDS encoding bi-domain-containing oxidoreductase; the protein is MKQILQNLKNGATELIDKPCPLPSRHQLFIKTSASLVSAGTERMLIDFGKGNYLQKARQQPDKVKMVIDKIKTDGLMPTIDSVFAKLDTPLPLGYCNVGRIAEIGSALDTGFKVGERVVSNGNHAEVVSVSPNLCARVPHPVSDEAATFTVVGAIALQGIRLAQPNLGEYFVVTGLGLIGLLAVQILVANGCQVLGIDFDSSKCALAQSFGAQTVDLSKGEDPLKAAQVFSHDRGVDGVLITASTKSSEPVMQAAAMCRKRGRIVLVGVTGLELSRTIFYEKELSFQVSCSYGPGRYDPEYEDKAQDYPFAYVRWTEQRNFEAVLDLMASGKIDVSPLITHRFSIEEAKKAYVMIADNTEPFIGIVLTYSPDQVDMRRTIALPGKDEAVAASAPVIGMIGAGGYAGGVLLPAMKKAGGARFAAISSSTGVSGTHLGKKFGFATSTTDTDTLFADPAINTLVITTRHNSHAAMVKKGLAAGKHVFVEKPLCLTLDELAEIETLAADHPKQLVMVGFNRRFSPLIVALRQALASMSEPKAMIMTVNAGAIPMDHWTQDPKVGGGRMIGEGCHFIDLLRHVAGSPIASFEVTAMAGASRDSFSVNLGFADGSIGTVHYLANGTKAYPKERLEVFCGGRILHLDNFKTLKGYGFPKKGFKNVRLWRQDKGQLGQMKAFFQAVAQGAVAPIGRDEIFEVSRVTLELAERLAKEV
- a CDS encoding AbrB/MazE/SpoVT family DNA-binding domain-containing protein → MEAKTVKWGNSLALRIPNAIVKDCGLAENTLVDISFRKGEIVIRPMRKQYALSELLAGITPENIHGEVGMGEPVGQELL
- the mazF gene encoding endoribonuclease MazF, translated to MYVPDRGHAVWMNFNPQAGHEQAGHRPALVISPASYNGRTGLLLCCPITSQIKGYPFEVKIEGNPSISGVVLADQIKNLDWRVRGVKFVTEVDDSVLEEVLAKFEALLRLE
- a CDS encoding heparinase II/III family protein, whose protein sequence is MSRAQGFSLPGQMRLLRTVSHLKFRQIFFQLLRRLEPKRRVSVPVGISPRPGLSLTPPLPRDCGGEPWAFTFIGVRKSFDPARFDWASLEQDKLWRYNLHYFDYLHEPERSNGPELIESWIASNPQGRMDAWEPFPVSLRLVNWIKFFLSSAAPSPVPASWLDSLALQARWLSKNIEYHLLANHYFKNAKALVFAGGFFDGVDARRWLNLGLRIVSEELAEQVLVDGGHFERSPMYHCMILEDCLDLLNLCRGSGLPELTELARELERVIPAMLCFAGGLTHPDGGIALFNDAALGIEPDFAQLRDYHERLGGDPIAQPMARVLPFPASGYFRLEPMPGDMLVVDCGPIGPDYQPGHAHCDILSFELSLNGRRVIVDSGCSQYVDGEIRQYNRGSLGHNTLSIDGVNQSEVWGAHRVARRARPLFAEARDDGDTLIFEGAHDGYKRLPGKPIHKRRIVWSGGRIEIRDQVEGQGEHMLELRLHVHPDWTVESSQSGLVILKLGKERLCVVSTLGDLELERGWYCPRFGQPLPCAVLCVRQRAVLPWTGGFVMTKES